One Cicer arietinum cultivar CDC Frontier isolate Library 1 chromosome 8, Cicar.CDCFrontier_v2.0, whole genome shotgun sequence DNA segment encodes these proteins:
- the LOC101499230 gene encoding leucine-rich repeat receptor-like protein kinase PXC1, giving the protein MFSTIFSKTIMNFIFFITFFHVIFFFLSLNIVFCIEIEIKDFHPQERDALLLIRDSLNSSINLHGNWTGPPCINNLSRWFGITCSNWHVVHILMHGLNLSGYLPSNFLQNITFLRQIDFSNNALFGTLPNLKGLVFLEHVKFSLNHFTGSIPKEYVELHSLKVLELQENYLNGEIPFFDQTSLISFNVSYNHLVGKIPENFVLQRFPKSCFDNNSELCGKILDKLCPYEPHSPFSAPPPFAIPPPSHKKRLQVWIIGLISIAAAFFLFLMIVGFLFCKRQGRGNETRRNNTTRNVFGAWANKMVSNEGNSGDSQRLGQLEFSNKKFPVFDMDDLLRSSAEVLGRGNFGVTYKATLEIGNVVAVKRLNYMNELSKKEFIQQMELLGQMKHENVVEIISFYYSEDQKLVIYELVSDGSLFELLHEGRGIGRIPLDWTTRLSIIKDIAKGLNFLHHFLSSQKVPHANLKSSNVLIHQENQSYHSKLTNYGFLPLLKKNSEKLSISKSPEFVKGRKLTHKTDVYCFGIIMLEIITGKIPGHILDEVEETTNSDLSDWVRTVVNNDWSTDILDLEILGEREGHDAMLNLTEIALECTDMMPENRPNMNVVLKRIEEIEKMEKENE; this is encoded by the exons AtgttttcaacaattttttccAAAACCATAATgaactttatttttttcataacatttttccatgtgatttttttctttctttcattgaACATAGTTTTTtgtattgaaattgaaataaaagattTTCATCCACAAGAAAGAGATGCTTTATTACTCATAAGAGATTCATTAAATTCTTCTATTAATTTGCATGGAAATTGGACAGGACCACCTTGTATAAACAACCTTAGTAGATGGTTTGGTATCACTTGTTCAAATTGGCATGTTGTTCATATTTTAATGCATGGTCTTAATCTTAGTGGCTATTTACCTTCAAATTTCCTTCAAAACATAACTTTCTTGagacaaattgatttttcaaACAATGCACTTTTTGGAACATTGCCAAATCtcaaaggtttggttttcttggAACATGTGAAGTTTTCATTGAATCATTTCACAGGGTCAATTCCTAAGGAATATGTTGAGTTGCATAGTTTGAAAGTTTTGGAATTGcaagaaaattatttaaatggtGAAATTCCATTTTTTGATCAAACATCATTGATTAGTTTTAATGTTTCTTATAATCATTTGGTTGGGAAAATTCCTGAAAATTTTGTGTTGCAAAGGTTTCCAAAGAgttgttttgataataattCTGAACTTTGTGGGAAGATTTTGGATAAGTTATGTCCTTATGAACctcattctccattttctgcACCCCCTCCTTTTGCTATTCCACCGCCAAGTCATAAGAAGAGACTTCAAGTTTGGATTATTGGTTTGATTTCTATTGCAGCTGCATTTTTTCTGTTTCTGATGATTGTTGGTTTCTTGTTTTGCAAAAGACAAGGTAGAGGAAATGAAACAAGAAGAAATAATACAACAA GGAATGTTTTTGGAGCATGGGCAAATAAGATGGTATCTAATGAAGGAAACAGTGGAGATTCTCAAAGATTAGGCCAACTAGAATTTTCCAACAAGAAATTTCCTGTTTTTGACATGGATGATTTGTTAAGGTCATCAGCAGAAGTGTTAGGAAGAGGAAATTTTGGTGTTACATATAAAGCAACACTTGAAATTGGTAATGTTGTTGCAGTGAAGAGACTTAACTACATGAATGAGTTGAGCAAGAAAGAGTTTATTCAGCAGATGGAATTGTTAGGACAGATGAAGCATGAAAATGTTGTTGAGATTATCTCCTTTTATTATTCAGAAGATCAAAAGCTTGTCATTTATGAACTTGTCTCTGATGGCTCTTTGTTTGAACTCCTACATG AGGGTAGAGGAATTGGAAGAATACCTCTTGATTGGACAACAAGACTTTCTATCATCAAAGATATAGCAAAGGGTCTTAATTTCCTTCATCATTTTTTGTCATCTCAAAAAGTTCCTCATGCAAATCTCAAATCATCAAATGTTCTAATCCATCAAGAAAATCAAAGTTACCATTCCAAGCTCACAAACTATGGTTTCTTGCCTTTACTCAAGAAAAATTCAGAAAAGTTATCAATAAGCAAGTCACCAGAATTTGTTAAAGGAAGAAAGCTTACACACAAAACTGATGTGTATTGTTTTGGTATCATTATGCTAGAGATTATAACTGGCAAAATTCCTGGTCATATATTAGATGAAGTTGAAGAAACAACAAACAGCGATCTTTCTGATTGGGTTAGAACTGTTGTGAATAATGATTGGTCAACTGATATTTTGGATTTGGAAATATTGGGTGAAAGAGAAGGACATGATGCAATGTTGAATTTAACGGAGATAGCTTTGGAGTGTACTGATATGATGCCTGAGAATAGGCCTAATATGAATGTAGTGTTGAAGAGAATTGAAGAGATAGAGAAAATGGAAAAAGAGAATGAGTGA
- the LOC101498906 gene encoding uncharacterized protein translates to MRKKILISCSSFRSIHNFTPKSNHLLFEVCDSVGSSKLRWRGWSHAACVPSETPDTRKTGKRVPKHERRAMVECFVNKYRSENAGKFPAIKYTQKEVGGGYYVIREIIQELEYKSKMKSSNSMGGILVEKQFDQSKRKTAKSVNVSSGNIETAKDRPIQDDSHMVLLDGEETANTGCEHLEEKRGLQTSSWEGRLSNEVESTSTPKHFKEPSSLLMSDDVKTEEAVSSYADSVSSESQLLQEETESFSIPSRENHGHVYAKIGGHESEMMDLESHKKLEEICAEKESYERREHLALEDVSGEASHSSAQVPNDVKSMKADSSCPSDYVSPEEHLLKEEIEKVSAPLNEKSGSKDQTHDLKFLDRENHPTIGIQSFEKVQFERKVQQGLQDPPGVDSQKHKKEQSQVSSELDESKIGSSNKRETSSAAVPREPTLWGNLKSFADGIINIWRKL, encoded by the exons ATGCGAAAGAAGATTCTCATTTCATGCTCCTCCTTCCGCTCCATTCACAATTTCACTCCCAAATCCAATCACC TGTTATTTGAGGTTTGTGATTCTGTTGGTTCATCGAAGTTGCGGTGGCGTGGATGGTCACATGCTGCTTGTGTTCCTTCAGAGACTCCAGATACTCGGAAAACCGGAAAGAGGGTACCGAAACATGAACGTAGAGCTATGGTGGAGTGTTTTGTGAACAA GTATAGATCAGAGAATGCTGGAAAATTCCCAGCAATAAAGTATACCCAGAAAGAAGTTGGTGGCGGTTATTATGTTATTCGGGAAATCATTCAGGAACTAGAATACAAGTCCAAAATGAAATCTTCAAACAGTATGGGTGGGATATTAGTGGAAAAGCAATTTGATCAAAGTAAACGTAAAACCGCTAAATCTGTGAATGTTTCATCTGGTAATATTGAGACTGCCAAAGACAGGCCTATCCAAGATGATTCTCATATGGTACTTTTAGATGGCGAAGAGACTGCTAACACTGGTTGTGAGCATCTTGAAGAAAAGAGGGGGCTACAGACTTCTTCTTGGGAGGGAAGGTTGTCTAATGAAGTTGAAAGTACCTCTACACCA AAGCATTTTAAGGAGCCTTCAAGTCTCCTGATGTCAGATGATGTTAAAACTGAGGAAGCTGTCTCTAGTTATGCTGACTCTGTTTCATCAGAAAGTCAGCTGTTACAAGAGGAAACAGAAAGCTTTTCTATTCCATCTAGAGAAAATCATGGTCATGTTTATGCCAAAATTGGGGGACATGAATCTGAAATGATGGATTTGGAAAGTCATAAAAAATTGGAGGAAATATGCGCTGAGAAAGAAAGTTATGAGAGAAGGGAGCATCTTGCCTTGGAAGACGTGTCTGGCGAGGCTTCCCATTCTAGTGCTCAGGTGCCAAATGATGTCAAGAGTATGAAAGCTGATTCTAGTTGTCCTTCTGATTATGTTTCACCAGAAGAACACCTACTAAAAGAAGAAATAGAAAAGGTTTCTGCTCCGCTAAATGAAAAATCTGGCAGCAAAGATCAGACTCATGACTTGAAGTTCCTTGATAGAGAAAATCATCCAACAATCGGGATACAAAGTTTTGAGAAAGTGCAATTTGAAAGAAAAGTGCAACAAGGCTTACAAGACCCTCCTGGTGTGGATAGTCAAAAGCATAAAAAGGAGCAATCTCAAGTTTCTTCAGAATTGGATGAGTCAAAAAT TGGTAGCTCTAATAAGAGGGAGACTAGTAGCGCCGCTGTTCCAAGGGAACCAACTTTGTGGGGAAATCTGAAGTCATTTGCAGATGGCATCATAAATATCTGGAGAAAGTTATGA